The Myotis daubentonii chromosome 1, mMyoDau2.1, whole genome shotgun sequence genome includes the window TAAGGAATTTTCACCTTTTCTAACTAAATTAAAAGGTTTGCCTGTCATTAATGTCAGCATCACTCTAAATGGAGTGATTTGTCCTGTCCACTGTGAGGAGGCTAGCTATTTTGAGGATGGGGATTATTTCCTGGTAGGTGGCATCAGGACTGAAGGTGTCTCCTTGGCAGAAATTTCTGTTACACAGAAATCCTGTAGCGCCCCAACCTCCCTCGACCAAGTGCCCCACGGTACCAGTTTTAGTCAACACTTCCATCTGAATTCACAAACACTTTTTTCCCAGTtcctggggagagggagacaggggaagAGGGTGAGAGCAAACACCATGAATGCAAAATCttgattttgtttcatttatttaaataaatataaatataatcttATATAAAACTATTCACATAAAAAGGAACTTCCAACACTTGGATTTTAAACTCTCCCCAGGCAAGTTTTCAGAAAGCAAGGCCTACAGGTTTTACTTTTCTaaattatttgcaaatcaatacttttatttaaaaaaaaaaaacaaaaggaaatcatCAGGAAACCCGGTGTTCTTATCAGGTTCTGAAAGACAGTAGGGAAGGGAAAATGACAAgcgctttaaaaacaaaacccagacgGTGCTAAACTTAAGCcaatgatgttttttttctctgttataAGACAAGACTGAGTTGAATCTAGGTTATTTACATTTAAACAAAATCTATTCGCATTCTCGAGAGTGGAACCTAAGCAAATAGGCCAAGGAGTAAACGCGAAGGATGGGCCCGGCTGGTACGCCCTGGGAACACTCAGCTCCATGCTTCTGCAGACGGGACCACGGAGCGGGCGCGTATTTGACCCCTGGGTGCCTGCCGCATCGGCTTTGCGGGGGCTCCCGGGAGCGGGTGCTGAGAGGGAGgcggccctccctccctcacaaGGGGGAAATCTCCTTGTCCTCGGTGGCCGAGGCCGGCGACAGGGAGTCCTCGTCCTCGGAGCGCGCGTAGTGCGCTTGGCTGCCGACGCACTTGCAGCCCGCGTGACTGTTCCTCTGCgtgcccttcccttccttcttatGCTTTACCCGGCGGTTCTGGAACCAGATCTTCACCTGCTTCTCCGACAGGTTCAGGTACGTGGCGATTTCGATCCTCCGGAGTCGAGACAGATACATGTTGGAAGAGAATTCCCGCTCCAGCTCCAGGAGCTGCGTGCTAGTGAAGGCCGTCCTCATCCTCTTGCCATTGGGTACCTGGCTGACGTCCGAGCCCCCTGCACGCGGGCCAAGAGAGGGCAGAGAGGTCATTCTCGAGAAACtcgctcccaccccacccccagccccgtgcCATCCCTTGGAAAAGATGCCTCTCGAGGACCCCTTCGGGAGCTCAACTAAATAGCTGTATCCATCCCTCACCCTTCCCTCGTCCTATCACGTCGTTACTTAGCCTGGAAGGACAGAGATGCCCAAAGCGCGGAAAGGCCTTCGGTGTGTGGGAACGTAAAGCCCAAGGATTaaaggggggctggggctggcataGTCGGATCATCTCCTTTCGGGCCTAGCGGAGAGGTAGAGGCGATCCAGCTTAGCCCAAAGTGGAAACGCTTGAGCCAACCCCACGCCGAGTGTCACACTAAAGTTCAAACACACCCACCCCAAACCTCAGCCAGTTGCTCAGCCCTCAAGTTCGATGTCCCTGAGGCCCCCATATTACGGAACACTTGGGGGCCAGGGACCAGGAATGAAGCGCACCAGACTCCTTGGAGAGGCCGGCAAGCTAACTTCCACCTTCGTGGAACTTCTTGGGACCTCTTCCCAGTTACACCGaaagcccctcctccctccgccccccaagCTCCCACTCCCTCTACCGCAGGGGAAAAGTCGGTTCCCGAGAGCCAAGAAGGCGCGGCGCGCAGGTGCCCCAAGACCCCGCCCTACCCATGGTGAGGCAGTGGAATCTCCGCGGGTCCGCCACGTTGTAGGTGGTGGCGGCGCAGACAGGTGCGTGGTGCTGCGTGTGCCCCAAGGCCGCTGcggccgctgccgctgctgccgcggcagccgccgccgccgccgagccGGGCTGTTggggttggtggtggtgatggtggtgctgcggcgggtggtggtgatggtgcgaGTGGCTCACGCGCGGGCAAAACTGCGCGTCCCCAGGACCCGAAGAGAACTGACTCTTGAGCAGGGGCAAGGCCCCGgagccccccgccgccccgccgccgccggccccggTACTCCCTGTCcctgcgcccccgcccccggagCCCGCCGGCCCCCGAGAGGAGTGCAGGTGCGAAGTGACGCAGAGCGGGCACACGCAGAACGCGCCGCTCTTGCGGGACGCGCAGCCGGGCCCGGACATGGACATCACCAACGGGGACGGCATGCCCAGCGGGATGAAGAAATCTGGCCCGGGGTGCGGTTCGGGCAGCGAGGGCGCGGGTCGCGAGGAGTCCTTGATGATGAGCGAGTCGACATAGAAGGAGCGCGACATGTCGGGAGGGGTGGGTGGCTGGAGGGCCCAGCAGGCTGTGgcgccccctcccttctcctgttCCGAGCTCTGCCCGGGGCGCAGAGCCGGTGCAGCCAGTCAAGCCCTTGGGGATGCGGAGGTGTCGGCGTCTGGGCTGCGAACAAAGGGGTCCCTGGAGAGGGCTGGTCCTGAGGTCCCCCGCCCAGCGCCCCGGCTCCGGGATTTTATAGCCCCCACTCCGGCACGTGATGCAGTTGAGTACCGCTCGGCTCAGGCTCCTCGGCTGCTCCCCACCCTCGGGATAGGCTGCCCGAGTCACACACAACAGAAGCGGCGAGGAGGGGCGGGCGCGCGGCAGGGAATAACTcggaggagggggatgggggagacTTTGCAAAATGTAGGTTTTGTTAATTTCGCGGGGAGGCCGgcctcctccccctctttctccacGCTTTCCCGAGAAATCAGAGCTGAATCCTCCATCCCACCCCTTCTCTATCCTGGGCCCCAGCCCAACTCCTCCGCTCCCGGCCGCAGGGCGCACCAGGTGGAGACTTTGAAGCCTTTTTAATAGGGATGCCCAGTGCTCCCTGCTCCTCTGTGCCAACCGTGACGAAGGCGCGGTAAAGTGTGAGGCCTGCAGCTTGGAGCAGGATTGTGCAGGAAAAGACTGGCAGCAGCCCAGTCCGGAGCACAGCTTAGGCCACGGGCACACATACGGGCGCACGCGGAGTCCCCCAGCTTTTGGCCTTGGCCAAGGTCATTCATGTGGGTAGTTCAGGAGGGATCCCGGGAGTAACAGTGAGGCCTCCCGGCTAAGAAGCTGACGGGCTTTTCATTCTAATTTTGAGAAGCTCTAAAATGCCTTTGCACTTGGGGCTACTCAGATCAATGACCCTTCTTTGTGTCCCTTTCTAATGGGCGGCTCCCCCTTTGGCAAAGAGAGATGTTGAAGCGTCactcttttctttctc containing:
- the GSX2 gene encoding GS homeobox 2 yields the protein MSRSFYVDSLIIKDSSRPAPSLPEPHPGPDFFIPLGMPSPLVMSMSGPGCASRKSGAFCVCPLCVTSHLHSSRGPAGSGGGGAGTGSTGAGGGGAAGGSGALPLLKSQFSSGPGDAQFCPRVSHSHHHHHPPQHHHHHHQPQQPGSAAAAAAAAAAAAAAAALGHTQHHAPVCAATTYNVADPRRFHCLTMGGSDVSQVPNGKRMRTAFTSTQLLELEREFSSNMYLSRLRRIEIATYLNLSEKQVKIWFQNRRVKHKKEGKGTQRNSHAGCKCVGSQAHYARSEDEDSLSPASATEDKEISPL